Part of the Chanodichthys erythropterus isolate Z2021 chromosome 13, ASM2448905v1, whole genome shotgun sequence genome is shown below.
GGTTTGTATTATAATTTATGATTGTATactactttttatatttttatcgaatatataaaaaaagaaaaattacatTAACACTCTGACAATGGGAATAAATGGGGTCAGTGGTgggttttaaaaaaattgaagaCAATACTTTTGTTAAAAGCTTTAATTGGGAGTTAAATGCCCTTTTAACCATTCCTTTCCATTGTTCTTGCACGTGTCAAGCCACATGTCATGACATTGAAGTTGATAGGTCAGTAAGAGATTTATAATGacacatataatatattttgacTATAATTTTGAGTAtgtattttgatgtttattgtCTGTATACTTCAACAGTAAGTGTGTTACTGTAACAATGACTTTTGTTTTTCCATGTTTATCTCCTGATTCAGGCCACCCCAAAACCAGAGCATTTATCACTCATGGGGGCACTAATGGCATATATGAGGCCATCTATCATGGTGTGCCGATGGTCGGGATCCCCTTGTTCGCTGACCAGCCAGATAATTTGGCTCATATGAAGGCCAAAGGGGTTGCAATCGTCATGGACAACATCAAGACCATGCAGCCGCAAGAGCTGATGGATGGACTCAATGCCGTCATTAATGACACCTTGTGAGTCACTCATATCATTTTTTGTTTACACAGACACCGTATACACAGACATATTACTTTATTTGTCTTCATCTCTGCAGGTATAAAGAGAACGCTATGCATTTGTCCAGGATTCATCATGACAGACCAATGAAGCCTTTGGATGAGTCTGTGTTCTGGATTGAGTTTGTCATGCGCAATAAAGGTGCCAAACACCTGCGTGTAGAAGCGCACAACCTTACCTGGTACCAGTACCACTGTCTGGATGTGTTCGCTTTTCTGTTCACCATCCTGACTGTAATTCTCTACATCTTCTTTAAAATGTTCAAATTCTTCATAATGCGGTGCTGTTTTAGATCAAAGCGGAAAAGCAAAAAAGAGTGATTTCATTGCTTTGAACAGTCTGTATCATGTATTAATTTTTTCACACTTATTTTTCACACTATAATTGTTTCTTTTCTCATACTGTTAAAATTTTACTCTGGGTTGGTAACTAATCCTGCGTATTCATGTTTAAAGATATCACACTGTACATTTGCAAACCCCAGGATAACATTTGTAATAGTATATTTAAGGTTCATCTGTGAAAAGCCGCCTTGTTAGTCTGCTCTGGTTGTTTTAAGTCTGTTGAGTCatacaaaaaaacatatttttttttcagacactGAAGCTAAGAATATGCACTTGTTTTGCAATTAATTTATTGTTCATTATATGATCAAATTAATTAAGTTACATTTTGTACAACAGGAGTTTTAGTTAGTTTGTTTTATTGTGATATTATGCTTTTTGACTCAAGCTAGCAGCATGGGGAATGTTAAAATCAACTGCATAGGGTTATGATTGAAGGTCAATAACACACTATGTGCATAGAATTTACAATTTTACAAGGAAAATCTAGTCAGGGTAGTGCCATATTGAATTTctaacacaaatgaaaatgagGTTGTGAGGGATAGAAGTATAATGTGTTCAGTGGATTGTACTGTTGTTTAAAGTTGGGCGGTTCTATAGGTAAGTGTCACCTTAGTTTGCTTTATTTATAAGACGTAATAGTAGCGTCACTGTTATACTTTACGTAGGTGCACCTGTGGGAACTGGATCAGAATGCCAAGCGAAGCTGGAAACctataacacaaaataaacaattagGCCAGATGTGAACACAGACTTTTTCATCATAACTATTAACAAAGTAAGAAATGGCTATATCATTGTTTGACATTACAATGGGTGTTTACTGTTTACAGAGAGAATACTTCAACTAGCTAACTTAGCGTGGACTAGCATCTTAACATCCTATTTCAATACAGATAGAGCTCCActctactgtaataataaaaacgcAGAGGAAAAAAACAGTTTGTTTAACAGTTATGTAAGCGAACCAAGCCTACAGATATGTTGTAAACTCCCACGTTAGCTGAGCACAAACGTGAATAGCTGATAATGCATTACACTTTGTAAGCAAAAGTCGTGCTCCATCCTTGATCAATACTCCAaataataagacagacaagctgCATTAATCGACACATTTTTAGACAATATTGGAGCCACATCTGAAAAGCAGAACTTCAGAAACGTGAGTTAGCCGGTTAGCAGGAGACATACAGACTAGGGTTACACAACATAACATACAAAACTACGAATTTTGAACGACCGctagaaaatataaacatcaattaGTAATATTACTTACAGGTTGAGATTCAGAGGAGCAagctggtccaaataaactggTTATTGATCCATATTTTAAGACCAAGTGTTTTGTGAATCCTGCGTTAAACTCCCAGAGTTTTGAGAAGCAGTCATCAGTAAAATGACGGGAACACAACAAAAGATTGTACTGCTGTGGTATTgttgaaaaaatgaattttcccTGGTGTCTGCACGCCAATAAGTGTGTGGGTGAATTTGCTAATGTTtctttgtgatgtcacaatgaAACCACTTGGGATTTGTTTTACAAACGACTCGTTTAATTGACTCAGAGTCGACTCCtacttttgagagacaataacataatatacagtacactttcagatttaaaatttgcaggatgttttcattcactcagagctgttacacactacatgaaaggtaattttcaaaaatccataatagggACACTTTAATAACATGCCAAATGTTCACTGACATgacatctttttttctttaaaaaaaaaaaaaaaacttagtagACAAAAACTCCATTAAACTAtgaaaactcttgaaaattacATGTCATCTAAGACCTTTATAGTGCATGCCATTGTAAAGACTGTAACTCTATGCCTCACAGacttattttcatttgtgtgaAATTCAATATGGCTTCACCCCTGACAAAAGCCTATTGTTAAATGATATGAAATCACATCCAGCAACCAATTTCATTGGTTAAGGATTGACATGACCCATTAAATCTTTAGATGAACCTAAATACATAACTGAAATTTTGTATGGTTGAGCAGAAAAAGTATAAATTTAGttcaatattttgttgtatattAGTCATTTTGATATTTCAGCAACTTTTAAAGTACGACGCTAGGCTGATGTACATCATCTAAAAGTTGAGGGTTGGGTGATACATCAACTATACAATACATAAACTCGAAGCAGATAATGAGAACGttatcagacttttttttttttatcatttatcttttttgcttcttaaagggtcatgaaacccccctctTTCCGCTCAAGTCTAGCTCAcaatctttttgaaaaatgcaacttaaatgggcgtggtggctgtgagaagaggggaggggagaggagaggagagggggGAAACTCTCATCGCCAGTAGCCCATGCATATCGACTGTCACTAAAAATCAGTGGTAAAACATGAGGAaatactacatttaaaaaaaaaaaaaaggacactgacactttatttttgtcttttcaagaGTTACTGAATGCCCTGCTACATATATCCTACAGTAATCgtaattctatttaaaacatattaatgtacatgtgtaattacagtcattataaaatatatagttttacacactataaatgcatatatttgaaaaaaataaataaataataacgcTTAAAAGAAAACCTTGCGTACATAGCATAGATCTACGTGCCGAACCTGCAACACGCTCAGTCAGTCAGGCTGCGTGTCGACTGGAGCAGAGCAAGCGACTAGTCACATTTAACTTGCGCGGCTCAACTTCCACAGGAACGAACCGAAAACACTCGCGCTTACCCGCTCGCTCCGCGCCAACGGACACGCaccgtcagtcagtcagtctctcTCGCTGTTTAGTGCAGTTAACCGTCCTCGTCATTGGAAAGATCCACGTGgtgtcatgaataattaagaGAGTGTCTTCTCATTGGCTAAAAAACTCAGTCTCGTTAATAATTATGAAACACCGATGAGTCATCAAATCACTATCGTGCTCTGTGACGTGGACAGGATGAAGATTTTAAACCCGGAAGATGAAAATAgcgtataaaaactaaaatttaaccATTTCCCCCCCACTATTAAATCTAACAGATGCTAACATTGTCTTCAATGGTGTTCAACACACATACCTCTGTTAAAATCTCAGAAATTTTGGtttagggtttcatgaccctttaatagGGCTGCTTAAGAATTTAAATGACTAGTGAGTGATCCATTGCCCCACCGCCAACTGTTGTTGTTAGTTTTATAGTACTGCAGTCTAGCTCCAGAAAAGGACAAAAATCTACCTTTAAAGTAGCTTCAAGACTTGAAATAAAGACAATCTAAAGCCATAAAATAGGTTGCGATCTCTGGCCATTCAAACTACTAATAATCCCGCCAACTCTGTTTACATTCAAGGTGAACGCGCAACGCCATATAAGGAGAAAAGGGAAAAGATTAAACTTCATTGGCCAGTCCACAGTGCGAATTTGAATATGCAGAAACTAACGTACAGTTTTCAGTTACCGTTaatcagataaacaaaacaagtgtaaatacaataaatacgCTGAAAGATTGTACGTGGTTGGTAATTTTCCCCAGGTATTCTAATCTCAAAAGAAGTATGAACTTACTTGACCTCTCATTGGCCTCTACTTTTTACCTGAATACTTTATTGATACGCCATGACGTTGCACTGGGTAATAAAGTTACAGTATGTGTTGAGGCGAACACTGTTGATCTCACACTGCCACACTATCGCTGGCAATCATGAGACTCACAGTCTGTTTTCTTTCTCTGCTCACTGTATTCTGCCCTGGAGACTGTGGGAATATTTTAGTTTGGTATACTGAGGGCAGTCACTGGATCAATCTGAAGATCGTGTTGGAAACATTGATTGACAGGGGACACGATGTCACAGTGCTGGTGCCTGATGCCTCTCTCTTCATGAAAGCTAAAGATTCGGATCGCTTCTCCTATCAGCCCTTTAATGTGTCCATGAATGAACAGGAGATGCGAGACTTCCTTGATGAATTTCTGTATTTCTCAGTGTATAAGATGGATCAGTTAAACTTGCTGCAGATTCAGAAGAAAATCTACGAGTTTACTTCCACACTTCAGGATATGTCTCTGTCATACTGTGACGGCATTCTCAAATCTCCGGAGTTGATGGACAAATTGCGGAATGGAAAGTTTGACGTTGTTCTGTCAGATCCGATCTACCCGTGCAGCGATATTGTGGCTGAAGAGCTGGGCATTCCCTTGGTTTACACGTTCAGATTCTCCCTTGCTCACGCTGCAGAGCGGATGTGTGGTCAGATACCAGCGCCGCCATCATATGTTCCTGGAGCCATGAGTAAACTCACTGACAAGATGAGCTTCACAGAGCGAATCTTCAATATGCTCTTCTACCTTTCTCAAGATGCTTTTGCCATTATTGCTTGGAAGAAAATTGACAACTATTACTCTGAATATTTTGGTGAGTTAAAGTTACCCTTAACAAAAGTAAAGGTTTTATATAAATACCTTATGCAGTAAGTATACTAATATAAGTGCAATATAGTAGTATACTTGGAAGTGTGCTATTTCAATTCTAattgggactaaattggcccacttttaatgtttaaagggtcatgaaacccccctgttttatcctggtcgttcacacctctgaGCTGGAAAAACTCTgggcgtgtaaagctctggaaaagtgggagggagggaagaggggagagaacaaccaatgaagcacagacaAAGAACtcactcattatacagaaaaatgaatattattatatgagcacggagaaaatgacaacaaactcccaagcacaagggagaaatgcgaaagaatatttaatagggctaataataggctactttgattacgtttatgagcactgcagtctcaaaatcagtctATTGTCTATTAGAATAATCGTGTCATCGCGTTCAGATAGGCTacactgtatcagtgtccaatttgcacatataattcatttgaagaagaatTGATGAATATGTATGCATAACTACACCGTGCTGCTGGTTTGATGccggagaatgtgtgaaataaaaactttaaacacaaatactttattctgtatgagctatgtgccacatggctagtgttattaaactcatCGCGAAGCTCAGCGCTGAAACCGATCATATGCGCGCTCCGCGTGTGTATCATAACAgtcgtatttttcatgtgttcgtattcaaactccagttctgaccgcatcgcgggaaaaacacaaacaacacaTGTGCTGCCGGGGGAAACATACACATGGCTCGCGTGTTTGAAtgcagctagagcaggcagaggtcaatgaacagcacttttgtgacatttgaattcgttttctcgtgatctcgagataacaaaagttgttttttcgTGATCATGACATAAAAGTTCTTTTTACAATGATTGATTCTGAAACACACTGTACCCGGATTCTACTGTTACTATAGTAACAAACACAACTTTGACGCGCATCTGATCGACGGATAAATCATGCACTCTTGTGGATATTTCAGCTAAGTGTTTTACTTCACTTAATAATAaactttacaataaataaataaatacatataggcTAATCAATCACTGTTCAATCAATGTACGCTTAACATATTGTTTGTGTAATTATTCACAATACAATATTCAACAGAGCATTTAGAAAGATGCCAGATTATTCTATAATTCTAAAAACGTTTAGATTAAACCAACTTTATTTTCCGtactcattatatatatatatatatatatatatatatatatatatatatatatatatatatatatatatatattttatttttattcgtCATGTAGGATAGGCTGTGATATCATGTGCGTTAAACTATCTTCCTCCTATCTTCCATTAAAAAGAGGTGCAATACTCcagatttcaaaaaaaaaaaaaaaaaaactttaatccaGTTGATATAGGCTAAAACAATCTTGGGATGCTGTTTGAGAAGCGTATTTATGTGTGTTGTTTCCTACAAAGAAATGTAGAAAATGCAATTTACACACTATCACTGAATTAAATGACATAGGCTATAAATCACATTTCTTACCAATGTACATTGTGACATAGTGAGGTAAGCGAACACTGAAACGGCAATGATTAAAATAGCGTCTTAAGGATACACAATAAGGTTCAAACAGAATACTATACAGTGACatcaaaattagttttaataAGCAAAAAGTTTAGTATCACACCGAACTATTGCGGTCGTGATACTGTGGTGAGTCATGCAACTAGTCAGAACGATAACAGATACACTTTCAAGCAAAATAATTATAATCAGTCATTTAACAGTTAAGTTAATCGCTTAAGGGACACAATACTGCACAAAATAAAGCGATCACGAAAACTCTCTATGTCCGAAACTTGACAGAGAATGCAATGAACTAATACAGTAAAATGGATATTTACAGCGCATCACCAGTTATATTTGGTAATATACTGCCACCTGTTGgcacatttgtgtaatttagagcagagattaaaggattagtccacttttaaataaacttttcctgataatttactcacccccatgtcatccaagatgtccatgtctttctttcttcagtcgaaaagaaattaaggtttttgatgaaaacactccaggattattctccttatagtaggtTTCAAcaggcaccaaacagttgaaggtcataattagtttcactgcagcttcaaattgttcaacacaatcccagatgagaaataagggtcttatctagtgaaaccatcactcattttctgaaaaaaattgaaaattatgtaagttttaaccttaaatgctcatcttgaactagctctcttcttcttcttctctattagaattccagcaatgtagacgctgctaagcataatactgccctccacaggccaaagtttgaactaattgttatatactattgaactagcatattgcatataaaaatttgttcaaactttgacctgtggagggcagtaatacacttagcagcgtctacattgctggaattctaatagagaagaagaagagagctagttcaagatgagcatttaaggttaaaacttacataattttcaatttttttcagaaaatgagtgattttctgaattctaatagaggtgaagaagaagagagctagttcaagatgagcatttctggttaaaacttatataattttcaatttttttcagaaaatgagtgatggtttcacttgataagacccttatttctcatctgggattgtgttgaacaatttgaagctgcagtgaaactaattatgaccttcaactgtttggtgcccgtTGAAgcccactataaggagaataatcctggattgttttcatcaaaaactttaatttcttttcgactgaagaaagaaagacatggacatcttggatgacatgggggtgagtaaattatcaggaaaagtttatttaaaagtgaactaatcctttaagtcgtGATCATgacaaaacaacttttgttatctcgagatcacgagaaaatAAGTCATGATCACGAAGAAACAagatagaaaaaataataataatccatgGCCGTTTAGGGCTTCCGTGGTAATGCAATCTCacgcgaacatattttccatttgtgctggtagattacagcaaaacaatccacatgcacacaaacctctgctctggtcgcgtcgcaggaaaacacattgtgttgtagcactgaggaaatatatatatatatatatataaaatcttatgcatactacagcgcagtgattggattaaatgagctttaGGCCATGAATATATGTCGAGAATCGCTCGAAACGGTCGACGTCAGCATGTTCAACCATGCCCATACTTGGGCTGAAAGTACACGAttacgtcagattttgtgacgttgctctgaCTCAGCTTTTCAAACCAGAAGACAGAAAtcactctgaaaaatgcaaaactaatttttcaattatgaataacattaatgagtacctttagtgttttcaatgatgtgcagcctacacatatctgtttacatctcaaaaaaagtgttttgggggaccctttaaaagtatactttttagTATTAAGTGTAACAATATGAGTACACAACTATAACTACGTTTTTCATTTGTACTACAATTATACAGCAAGTGAACTTATACTGATAGTTTACTAgatagcaatttttttttttagtttataaaaagtacactttgaagTATACACTAAGTCATCTACTAGTTTACTCTCATTTTCTACAGCAAGTATACTTGTAAGTTTTAACTTAACATCATACTAGTTTactaattatatattaatttttgcTCTTTAAGGGTACGCTTACATGATAAAGatatactaaaaacagaaacgtTTTTCATATGCTTTTTTCCATGTACAGACAACAAAACGTTGCCAAAACAATCCCCATTCATGCAGGTCCGTGAAAactaaaaatgctgtgttatgctgccaggccagtagttggcgatgacACTTTGTAAAAAAACACTACGCGTCTAttgactgaacatgtaatacacaTGCGCATGAtgtcacagttttcacaaattcgcaTTTTAGTTGTTTACATGGGGACGATAGTGGTACAATTTTCAAaaatttcaaatttgaatccCATTTTCAAAAGCACCCAAATACAGCTGTTTAGTAAAAGAACGGCCAAAACATGGTTTCAggtttcagtttttagttgaaaatcgTGTAAATGGCTCCTAAGTATACTGATATGTTTCTATTTTTATGCTTGAAATATACCATTAACTGTACTTAAACTCTTTCCCacagccattttttttaaaagttggcAGCCAGTGTATCATATTCACAAAACTTTCAAGATCcccataatatttttgttgtaccTGAACATGCACCTCtgcttgttttattttatttttttattctagcCTAATGcagtcttttttatatatatatcgtgTAGGCAAGTTTCATaataaagcaacattttgaacaaaaagctgtgAAAATCGAATTTTTGACAAACTGTACTCTTTCTGAAGAtgcgtaatagcgccccctatcatataaaagtgaaaacatggattgcaGGTATTGTGCTGAATTCTGACACCGTCAAATTATGCACCTTCTTGTATTGGTAGGTTTAGGATTAGGTGTGGGGATGGAGTTGGGATTAGGGATGGGGTTAGGATTAGCCAATCAGGTAGCAGGATCAacaaggggggggggggggggggtaatttAGCAGGGAGTCaaaattcggcacaacaccagaaaattccatcaatggcagGGAGGCGGTatgtcataaatgatggaaaattctatCAATGCTCGGGAAAGAGTTAAATAAATTCCTACGTGGACTACACCAAAATTTATTGGGAGTATATCGGGCCAAATATACTAATACTTTTCTGTCAGTACAAGTCAACTATACATAAGTGTAATGTTAAGTATATTTCTAAGAAATAGCTTACATAAGAGCAGATTGAAAGTAAACTTTcttgtttttagtttaaaagaagtatactaatagcacacttgaataaacttcttttttgtagggctaattaaaaaaattactcaAATGCTGATTATTCATTGACCTAGAACAACAGGTTCcactgcaaaaataatattttagagAAGAATCATGTCAAAATACAAGCCTTTAATTTTCTTAAAGTGCAGGACTGTTTGCTGTTTAAAGTGCCTTACtataataaacacattttgtttCATCCGAGGAACAAAATTAAACTATTTCCAGAGATAATCAACATGCAACAAATGCTGTTGAAAGAGCTCATTTAGTATTTAACCTCCTCATTCCAGGACGACCCACTTCCTATTGTGAGATGATGAGTAAAGCTGATATCTGGTTAATCAGAACTTACTGGGATTTTGAGTTTCCACGGCCATTCCTGCCCAACTTCAAATACATTGGAGGGCTTCACTGCAGCCCTTCCAAGCCATTACCCAAGGTGCATCTGTCTTTTTAAAGATTCTCATTTATTAAGATGATAGTTGATCtgaatttcttaaaatataCAGGGTACACATGATTTGAATCATAAGTccaagaaaataataataacttgcAGTCAGATGATGACTCCGTGACCAGTCTGAATCGATTCAGTTCAAGTAAATGGAGtatttctatatttttgatTTACTGAAAAGAAAATGACTCAAAACACATTTGTACTTGAATTGGGAGTGCGCTGGTcatgttatattattaattagcattagcattagcattagcattagTAGTGCCATTATTTTacctggaaactgcagtgaatcgTACCTGTGGTAGTGCAACAGCATATTTCAGAGTCAGTTTTCACACCATAAGTTCATGATGTGTTTTTATTCATAGGACATGGAGGAGTTTGTACAGAGCTCAGGGGATGATGGGATTGTGGTCTTCACTCTGGGGTCTTTGATAGACAAAATGCCCAAAGAAACAAGCAATAGGATCGCCTCTGCACTGGCACAGATCCCACAGAAGGTAACTGACCATTCTTACATCCTTTCCACCCAAATATCATGAACACATAAGCACTGCTTCTCTATGTGGTTGGAATGAGGGAAAGTATTTCACATTTACTCAGGTAGTGTTTCTTTATAATCTCTTTGTCATTATCACTGATCAGATGAGAGTGAGGTTGTGTTCGTGTGTTGCAGGTCTTGTGGCGATACGGTGGAGAGAAGCCAGATACTCTTGGTGAAAACACCAGAATCTATAAGTGGATCCCTCAGAATGATTTATTGGGTTTGTATTATAATTTGTGATTGTAtgctacttaaaaaaaaaaagaaaaaataattaattattgaaCATACAACAATTTATAATTTGAGCTGTCTAAATTGTTCTTTTTGAGTTGGGTTGTGTAGTTTCGAGTTTGCTTCCTGTAAACTGTCCCAACGACTTTTGCTTTTCCTTGTTTATCTTCTGATTCAGGCCACCCTAAAACCAGAGCATTTATCACTCATGGGGGCACTAATGGCATATATGAGGCCATATATCATGGTGTGCCGATGGTCGGGATCCCCTTGTTCGGTGACCAGCCAGATAATTTGGCTCATATGAAGGCCAAAGGGCTTGCAATCGTCATGGACAACATCAAGACCATGCAGCCGCAAGAGCTGATGGATGGACTCAATGCCGTCATTAATGACACCTCGTGAGTCACTCATATCATTTGACTTACACTGGCGTCACTGCATAAACAGGACTGTGGATTCTATCTAGATATTTTAAAGGCTCTATATTATCTATTGCACTACACAGATAGAGTATAGACATGCTGAATATTTGTCTTTATCTCTGCAGGTATAAAGAGAACGCTATGCATTTGTCCAGGATTCATCATGACAGACCAATAAAGCCTTTGGATGAGTCTGTGTTCTGGATTGAGTTTGTCATGCGCAATAAAGGTGCCAAACACCTGCGTGTAGAAGCGCACAACCTTACCTGGTACCAGTACCACTGTCTGGATGTGTTCGCTTTTCTGTTCACCATCCTGACTGTAGTCCTCTACGTCTTCTTTAAGTTGTGCAAATTCTTCATAATGCGTTGCTGTTTTAGATCAAAAAGGAAAAGCAAAAAAGagtaacagtttttttttttttttgcactaaaCGCTGTGTATCCACCCAGACCATGGGATGTCTTTcttctcaaaaaataaaaaataaaaaatcctatCAACCCATCAGTTCCATCTCTAACTTCAGCTGTCAATAGGATGTTCCTCATCACTCAACTTTGGATGGGCTCTCATTTTACAATAATAAACTTGAACGCAGTAATTCTTAATTCtaataattcttttttttcccctttgttTCTGTAACCTTGTTTTGATTGATTTGAGATTGTAAGCAACTACTCTTActgttttgtaatgttttttttattgtaaaaaacaCTATACCAATacatttgaattgaattaactattttataaataaaacta
Proteins encoded:
- the LOC137035083 gene encoding UDP-glucuronosyltransferase 2C1-like isoform X2, with amino-acid sequence MRQDTVDLTLSLAIMRLTVCFLSLLTVFCPGECGNILVWYTEGSHWINLKIVLETLIDRGHDVTVLVPDASLFMKAKRSDRFSYQPFNVSMDEQEMRDFIDEFLHFSVYEMDQLNLLQIVMKFYELASKHQAMSLAHCEGILKSPELMDKLRNGKFDVVLSDPIYACSEIVAEELGIPLVYTFRFSIAHTVERMCGQIPAPPSYVPGAMSKLTDKMSFTERIFNMLLYLSQDALATIAWKKFDNYYTEYLDGSHWINLKIVLETLIDRGHDVTVLVPDASLFMKAKDSDRFSYQPFNVSMNEQEMRDFLDEFLYFSVYKMDQLNLLQIQKKIYEFTSTLQDMSLSYCDGILKSPELMDKLRNGKFDVVLSDPIYPCSDIVAEELGIPLVYTFRFSLAHAAERMCGQIPAPPSYVPGAMSKLTDKMSFTERIFNMLFYLSQDAFAIIAWKKIDNYYSEYFGRPTSYCEMMSKADIWLIRTYWDFEFPRPFLPNFKYIGGLHCSPSKPLPKDMEEFVQSSGDDGIVVFTLGSLIDKMPKETSNRIASALAQIPQKVLWRYGGEKPDTLGENTRIYKWIPQNDLLGHPKTRAFITHGGTNGIYEAIYHGVPMVGIPLFGDQPDNLAHMKAKGLAIVMDNIKTMQPQELMDGLNAVINDTSYKENAMHLSRIHHDRPIKPLDESVFWIEFVMRNKGAKHLRVEAHNLTWYQYHCLDVFAFLFTILTVVLYVFFKLCKFFIMRCCFRSKRKSKKE